In one Scomber japonicus isolate fScoJap1 chromosome 6, fScoJap1.pri, whole genome shotgun sequence genomic region, the following are encoded:
- the mrps22 gene encoding 28S ribosomal protein S22, mitochondrial — translation MAGLSTVRCLFRSYSRVKNAQRSHQMLVRCSGRTLCSGTQDTAPSDHAKLQFTDPAVQEILTRITGLDLQKVFRPIKEELTPPTYKLMTDEQLAQAVELAKEQAKKLLQMPPILPERKPIDDVLSEDKILDGMSKAKYVFTDITFNIPHRERFIVVREPNGTLRKANWEERDRLIQVYFPKEGRKITPPLIFKEENLKMVFSQDRHEDVLNLCLVQFEPDSPEYIRVHAATYEDLDKHGKYELLSSTRHFGGMAWYLVNARRVDGLVVDMLKRERFQDAVSLVSLFHMAHPHSESAQEAASQQATGTDLLKIYAQKESQRSGYIELALQAYEQTAANSSAV, via the exons ATGGCGGGGCTCAGTACGGTGCGGTGCTTATTTCGAAGCTACTCTCGAGTAAAAAATGCTCAGAGGAGCCACCAAATGTTGGTGAGATGCAGCGGCAGGACGCTTTGTAGCGGGACACAAGATACCG CCCCCTCAGACCATGCAAAGCTCCAGTTCACAGATCCAGCCGTGCAGGAAATTCTCACCAGGATAACAGGCCTGGACCTGCAGAAAGTGTTCCGACCCATTAAAGAGGAGCTGACGCCGCCCACTTACAAACTCATGACCGACGAGCAGTTGGCACAG gcgGTGGAGTTAGCCAAAGAGCAGGCTAAGAAGCTGCTCCAGATGCCCCCTATCTTACCGGAGAGGAAGCCCATCGATGATGTGCTGTCAGAGGACAAGATCCTGGACGGCATGAGCAAGGCCAAATACGTCTTCACTGACATCACCTTCAACATCCCACACAGG gAGAGGTTCATTGTTGTACGAGAACCCAATGGGACTCTTAGGAAGGCAAactgggaggagagagacaggctCATTCAGGTCTATTTCCCCAAGGAAGGCCGTAAAATCACACCACCTCTCATCTTCAAGGAGGAGAACCTCAAG aTGGTGTTTTCTCAGGACCGGCATGAGGACGTGTTGAACCTGTGTCTGGTCCAATTTGAGCCCGACTCTCCAGAATACATCAGG GTGCATGCAGCTACTTACGAAGATTTGGACAAGCATGGCAAATATGAGCTGCTGTCCTCCACCAGACACTTTGGGGGCATGGCCTGGTACCTGGTGAACGCTCGCAGGGTGGACGGGCTCGTTGTGGACATGCTGAAGAGAGAGCG gTTCCAGGATGCAGTGAGCCTTGTGTCCTTGTTCCACATGGCTCACCCTCACAGTGAGTCAGCCCAGGAAGCTGCCAGCCAGCAGGCCACTGGCACTGACCTACTGAAG ATCTATGCCCAGAAGGAGTCGCAGAGGTCTGGCTACATCGAGCTGGCCCTGCAGGCGTATGAACAGACTGCTGCTAACAGCTCGGCCGTCTGA